In a genomic window of Trachemys scripta elegans isolate TJP31775 chromosome 12, CAS_Tse_1.0, whole genome shotgun sequence:
- the CEBPB gene encoding CCAAT/enhancer-binding protein beta: MQRLVAWDPACLPIQPPAFKSMEVANFYYEADCLAALSKVHPRAAGGRSMTEFTVGDHERTIDISHYLDPLASQPPPPQPQPPPAGAAAGGNFEPPCSSNSSQDFLSDLFSEDYKGGSKKPDYTYISLPRHCHPGAGQGQKLGGLLTCFPPQIVETKVEPVFESLDSCKGPCKEEGGAGPGPGGMSSPYGSTMRSYLGYQSVPSGSSGNLSTSSSSSPPGTPNPSDSSKSGGGGYAGTPGGKNKSKKSVDKHSDEYKIRRERNNIAVRKSRDKAKLRNLETQHKVLELTAENERLQKKVEQLSRELSTLRNLFKQLPEPLLATSGHC, from the coding sequence ATGCAACGCCTGGTGGCCTGGGACCCAGCATGCCTCCCCATCCAGCCACCCGCCTTTAAATCCATGGAAGTGGCCAATTTCTATTACGAGGCGGACTGTCTGGCTGCTCTGAGCAAGGTGCACCCGCGGGCGGCAGGGGGCCGCTCCATGACTGAGTTCACCGTAGGGGACCACGAGAGAACCATCGACATCAGCCATTACCTGGACCCCTTAGCAtcccagccgccgccgccgcagccgcagcctcctcctgcaggagcagcagcagggggcaaCTTTGagcctccctgcagcagcaacagcagccaaGATTTCCTCTCCGACCTCTTCTCCGAGGACTATAAAGGCGGCAGCAAGAAGCCCGACTACACCTACATCAGCCTGCCCAGGCATTGCCACCCGGGCGCCGGCCAGGGCCAGAAGCTCGGGGGACTGCTGACTTGCTTCCCGCCCCAGATCGTGGAGACCAAAGTGGAGCCGGTCTTCGAGTCCCTGGACTCTTGCAAAGGGCCCTGTAAGGAAGAAGGAGGcgcagggccggggccggggggcaTGTCCTCCCCCTACGGCAGCACCATGCGCTCCTACCTCGGTTACCAATCGGTGCCAAGCGGCAGCAGCGGCAACCTGTCCACCTCGTCCTCTTCCAGCCCCCCCGGCACCCCCAATCCGTCCGATTCCTCCAAGTCTGGCGGCGGGGGCTACGCCGGGACCCCCGGGGGCAAGAACAAGTCCAAGAAGAGCGTGGACAAGCACAGCGACGAGTACAAGATCCGCCGGGAGAGGAACAACATCGCGGTGCGCAAGAGCCGGGACAAAGCCAAACTGCGCAACCTGGAGACGCAGCACAAAGTCTTGGAACTGACCGCCGAGAACGAGCGGCTGCAAAAGAAAGTGGAGCAGCTCTCCCGGGAGCTGAGCACCCTCAGGAACTTGTTCAAACAGCTGCCCGAGCCCCTGCTGGCCACATCTGGCCACTGCTAG